From the Macaca nemestrina isolate mMacNem1 chromosome 7, mMacNem.hap1, whole genome shotgun sequence genome, one window contains:
- the LOC105495811 gene encoding prostaglandin reductase 2 isoform X2 — protein MNEDTGTDYITPWQLSQVVDGGGIGIIEESKHTNLTKGDFVTSFYWPWQTKVILDGNNLEKVDPQLVNGHLSYFLGAIGMPGLTSLIGIQEKGHITAGSKKTMVVSGAAGACGSVAGQIGHLLGCSRVVGICGTHEKCILLTSELGFDAAINYKKENVAEQLRESCPTGVDVYFDNVGGNISDTVISQMNENSHIILCGQISQYNKDVPYPPPLSPAIEAIQKERNITRERFLVLNYKDKFEPGILQLSQWFKEGKLKIKETVINGLENMGAAFQSMMTGGNIGKQIVCISEEISL, from the exons ATGAATGAAGACACTGGCACTGATTATATAACACCTTGGCAGCTATCTCAAGTCGTTGATGGTGGAGGTATTGGAATTATAGaagaaagcaaacacacaaatttGACTAAAGGCGATTTTGTGACTTCTTTCTATTGGCCCTGGCAAACCAAAGTTATTCTGGATGGAAATAACCTTGAAAAG gtagaCCCACAACTTGTGAATGGACACCTTTCATATTTTCTTGGAGCTATAGGTATGCCTGGTTTGACTTCCTTGATTGGGATACAGGAAAAAGGTCATATAACTGCTGGATCTAAAAAGACAATGGTTGTCAGTGGTGCTGCAGGTGCCTGTGGATCCGTGGCTGGGCAG ATTGGCCATTTGTTAGGTTGTTCCAGAGTGGTGGGGATTTGTGGAACACATGAGAAATGCATCCTCTTGACCTCAGAACTGGGCTTTGATGCTGcaattaattataaaaaagagAATGTGGCAGAACAACTCCGTGAATCATGCCCAACTGGAGTGGATGTTTATTTTGACAATGTTGGTGGTAACATCAGTGATACAGTGATAAGTCAG ATGAATGAGAACAGCCATATCATCCTGTGTGGTCAAATTTCTCAGTACAACAAAGATGTGCCTTATCCTCCCCCACTATCCCCTGCTATAGAGGCaatccagaaagaaagaaatatcacaAG GGAAAGATTTCTGGTGTTAAATTATAAAGACAAATTTGAGCCTGGCATTCTACAGCTGAGTCAGTGGTTTAAAGAAGGAAAGCTAAAG ATTAAGGAGACGGTGATAAATGGGTTGGAAAACATGGGAG CTGCATTCCAGTCCATGATGACAGGAGGTAACATTGGAAAGCAGATAGTTTGCATTTCAGAAGAAATCTCTTTGTAA